One part of the Ziziphus jujuba cultivar Dongzao chromosome 2, ASM3175591v1 genome encodes these proteins:
- the LOC125422536 gene encoding protein indeterminate-domain 16 codes for MLPNNSSSNSLPSSEPFSSLENGNINKRKRRPAGTPDPDAEVVSLSPKTLLESDRYVCEICNQGFQRDQNLQMHRRRHKVPWKLLKRETPVVRKRVFVCPEPTCLHHDPCHALGDLVGIKKHFRRKHSNHKQWVCEKCSKGYAVQSDYKAHLKTCGTRGHSCDCGRVFSRVESFIEHQDACNLGRLRSESQVLQPAACLSRTASSPSPSSDTNFSTAAVPNWPAALVMPKPSATNPFFRSNSSKNHHHPQQRYHHNLDLQLSTTTTSNPIEIISVSSPKRDENHSTQLQLSIGSSDFGEKNESNVTNRNSPRDQLSSSTTNEKPPGAAAASRLKEEAREQLRLAMVEKSFAEEARQQAKIQIELAEKEFANAKRMRQQAQAELDRAQSLKEHAIKQINSTILQVTCHACKQQFQARSFSCISSSAAAIITSEGEMLENIDHIRRDHHLGKSSNP; via the exons ATGTTACCCAATAACTCTTCCTCCAATTCTCTTCCTTCCTCCGAGCCCTTTTCTTCCTTAGAAAATGGAAATAtcaacaaaaggaaaagaaggccTGCAGGAACTCCag ATCCAGATGCAGAGGTAGTTTCTCTTTCGCCGAAAACATTGCTGGAATCGGATCGCTATGTCTGCGAGATCTGTAACCAAGGGTTTCAGAGGGACCAGAACCTTCAGATGCATCGGAGACGGCATAAAGTTCCATGGAAGCTGTTGAAGAGGGAGACTCCGGTGGTGAGGAAGAGGGTTTTCGTGTGTCCGGAGCCGACATGTTTGCACCATGATCCTTGTCATGCTCTCGGAGATCTTGTCGGGATTAAGAAACATTTCAGAAGAAAACACAGCAATCACAAGCAATGGGTTTGCGAGAAATGCTCCAAGGGCTATGCTGTTCAATCGGATTACAAAGCACATCTCAAAACTTGTGGAACCAGAGGACATTCTTGTGACTGTGGAAGAGTATTCTCaag ggtggAGAGCTTCATTGAACACCAAGACGCTTGCAATCTAGGACGTCTTCGCTCAGAATCGCAAGTACTTCAACCAGCAGCTTGTTTATCTCGAACAGCTTCGAGTCCCAGCCCATCAAGCGACACCAATTTCAGCACTGCAGCAGTTCCCAATTGGCCTGCAGCTCTTGTGATGCCTAAACCATCTGCAACCAATCCGTTCTTCCGATCAAACTCATCGAAAAACCACCACCACCCGCAGCAGCGGTATCATCACAATCTTGATCTTCAGCTCTCGACGACCACCACGTCGAATCCGATTGAAATCATCTCGGTTTCTTCTCCCAAAAGAGATGAGAATCACTCAACACAATTGCAGTTGTCGATTGGTTCGTCGGATTTCGGAGAGAAAAACGAATCTAATGTCACAAACCGGAACTCGCCGAGAGATCAGCTGAGCAGCAGCACTACAAATGAGAAGCCTCCAGGTGCTGCTGCTGCTTCGAGGCTTAAAGAAGAGGCTCGAGAGCAATTAAGGCTTGCAATGGTGGAGAAAAGCTTTGCAGAAGAAGCGAGACAACAGGCTAAAATACAGATCGAGCTCGCAGAGAAAGAGTTTGCGAATGCGAAAAGGATGAGACAGCAAGCACAAGCCGAATTGGATAGAGCACAGTCTCTCAAAGAGCATGCCATTAAGCAAATAAACTCCACTATTCTTCAAGTCACTTGCCATGCTTGCAAGCAACAATTCCAAGCGAGAAGTTTTAGTTGCATTTCGTCGTCGGCCGCGGCGATTATAACCTCGGAAGGTGAAATGTTAGAGAATATTGATCATATTCGAAGAGATCATCATCTTGGAAAATCATCTAACCCATAA
- the LOC125422715 gene encoding CASP-like protein 4D1: protein MDTKSIAISTLVLRIFVLLSLIASAVVLVLDNYTLSDDIQFSFQQVIAYRYMLATAVIGAAYSIVQLPFAIYYASTEKQLIRNDFLPQFDFFADKIMSLLLASGVGAGYGVSFELKRFVNAAIDALEFFGAGDLSEQRSKDQQFLNKGIIATSILLLGCILMIIVSLLSSINRSRK, encoded by the exons ATGGATACCAAAAGCATTGCAATCTCAACTCTTGTGTTGAGGATCTTTGTTCTACTGTCTTTGATTGCTTCTGCGGTGGTGCTTGTTCTCGACAACTACACTCTTAGTGATGATATCCAATTTTCTTTCCAACAAGTCATTGCCTACAG GTATATGCTGGCCACAGCAGTTATTGGAGCAGCCTATTCGATAGTGCAGCTTCCATTTGCGATATATTATGCGTCCACAGAAAAGCAATTGATACGAAACGATTTCTTGCCCCAGTTTGACTTCTTTGCTGACaag ATAATGAGCTTGCTGCTAGCTTCAGGAGTGGGAGCAGGTTATGGAGTAAGTTTTGAGTTAAAAAGGTTTGTGAATGCTGCGATTGATGCACTAGAATTTTTTGGAGCTGGTGATTTATCAGAGCAGAGATCTAAGGACCAACAATTCTTAAATAAAGGGATTATTGCCACTTCAATTCTTCTTCTTGGATGCATTTTAATGATTATAGTTTCTCTGCTTTCTTCCATCAATCGAAGTAGGAAATAA